The Sesamum indicum cultivar Zhongzhi No. 13 linkage group LG1, S_indicum_v1.0, whole genome shotgun sequence genome includes a window with the following:
- the LOC105157683 gene encoding probable LRR receptor-like serine/threonine-protein kinase At1g63430 isoform X1 yields the protein MRSFTSFLVLLLSLELLLADCASFPKNEVEALTSFKRAIIEDPMLVLSNWNTVDSDPCGWSGISCSVAGDHVIKLNISGVALKGFIAPELHQLSTLRELILHGNLLIGAIPKEIGMLKNLTVLDLGSNRLTGTIPPEIGNLSSIVKINLQSNGLTGKLPPELGNLKYLQELRVDRNRLLGTLPGSNGTDYPSSAHGMYASNGSPTGFCRSSQLKVADFSYNFLVGSIPKCLGYLPRSSFQGNCLQDKDPKQRSAAQCGGGAPPAKAHSEGNTKHMPATDESKHEANSSKPAWLLALEIATGTMVGVFFVIAILTATQKWKKKPSIIIPWKKSSSAKDHMTVYIDSEVLKDVMRYSRQELEVACEDFSNIIGSSPDSLVYKGTMKGGPEIAVISLCIKEEQWSGYLELYFQKEVADLARLNHENVGKLLGYCRENSPFTRMLVFEYASNGTLYEHLHYGEACQFSWTRRMKIIVGIARGLTYLHTELDPPFTISELNSSSIYLTDDFSPKLVDFECWKTVLARSEKSSGTISNEGAVCILPNSLEGRHLHIQGNIYAFGVILLEIVSGRPPYCKDKGCLVDWAKEFLDLPEVMSYVVDPELKHFRYEDLKVICEVVSLCIYPNTSTRMSMRDLCSMLESGIDTSVSAEIKASSLAWAELALSS from the exons atGAGATCTTTTACTTCATTTCTAGTTCTTCTGCTCAGCTTAGAACTCTTGCTCGCGGACTGCGCCTCATTTCCAAAGAACGAAG TTGAAGCTCTAACTTCCTTCAAAAGAGCTATTATTGAGGACCCGATGCTGGTTTTGTCAAATTGGAATACGGTGGACTCAGATCCTTGTGGTTGGTCTGGCATCTCTTGTTCCGTGGCTGGAGATCATGTCATAAAGCT TAATATTTCCGGGGTAGCTTTGAAGGGTTTTATTGCACCAGAATTACACCAACTCTCAACTTTGCGAGAACT AATTTTACATGGGAATTTGTTGATTGGTGCAATACCCAAGGAAATTGGCATGCTGAAAAACCTCACGGTATTGGATTTGGGCTCAAACCGGCTAACAGGAACGATTCCTCCCGAGATTGGAAACTTAAGCAGCATTGTGAAAAT AAATCTTCAATCCAATGGGTTGACTGGGAAGTTGCCTCCTGAACTTGGTAACTTGAAATACCTTCAGGAACTTCGTGTAGATAGGAATAGGCTTCTGGGAACTTTACCTGGTAGTAATGGCACAGATTATCCTTCCAGTGCACATGGAAT GTATGCTTCAAATGGCAGCCCTACGGGTTTTTGTCGATCCTCCCAACTAAAAGTAGCCGACTTTTCATACAACTTTTTGGTTGGAAGCATACCCAAGTGCTTAGGGTATCTTCCTAG GTCAAGTTTTCAGGGTAATTGCCTTCAAGACAAAGATCCCAAGCAGCGTTCTGCTGCACAATGTG GTGGTGGTGCTCCACCCGCAAAAGCCCATTCAGAAGGTAACACGAAGCACATGCCAGCTACAGACGAATCCAAGCATGAAGCTAATTCATCAAAACCAGCATGGCTCTTGGCTCTTGAGATAGCCACTGGAACTATGGTGGGTGTGTTCTTTGTCATTGCCATTTTGACTGCCACCCAGAAGTGGAAGAAAAAACCTTCCATCATTATCCCGTGGAAGAAATCGTCAAGTGCAAAGGACCACATGACAGTTTACATAG ACTCTGAAGTGCTGAAGGATGTAATGAGATACAGCAGACAAGAACTTGAGGTAGCATGTGAAGATTTCAGCAACATTATAGGATCCTCTCCCGATAGCCTTGTGTACAAAGGCACCATGAAAGGTGGCCCTGAAATTGCTGTGATATCTCTTTGCATCAAGGAAGAGCAATGGAGTGGCTACCTTGAGCTTTATTTTCAGAAAGAg GTGGCAGATTTGGCGAGattaaatcatgaaaatgtGGGAAAATTGCTAGGCTATTGCAGAGAAAACAGTCCATTTACAAGGATGCTGGTGTTTGAATATGCATCAAATGGAACACTCTACGAACATCTTCAtt ATGGGGAAGCATGCCAATTCTCTTGGACACGGCGCATGAAAATTATCGTTGGGATTGCCCGGGGATTGACGTATCTTCACACAGAACTTGATCCACCATTTACTATATCTGAACTGAACTCCAGTTCCATTTATCTGACTGATGATTTTTCTCCCAAG CTGGTTGATTTCGAGTGCTGGAAGACAGTTCTTGCCCGATCAGAGAAGAGCTCAGGCACCATAAGCAACGAAGGTGCAGTCTGCATCCTTCCAAATTCTTTGGAAGGACGTCATCTTCACATCCAGGGTAACATCTATGCGTTTGGGGTTATTTTACTTGAAATTGTTAGCGGCAGACCCCCATACTGCAAAGATAAAGGGTGCTTGGTGGACTGG GCCAAGGAATTCTTGGATTTGCCCGAAGTTATGTCTTATGTGGTGGATCCTGAATTGAAACATTTCAGATACGAGGATCTGAAGGTGATATGTGAGGTGGTAAGTCTATGCATCTATCCTAATACCAGCACAAGGATGTCCATGCGGGACTTGTGCTCCATGTTGGAAAGTGGTATCGACACTTCCGTATCTGCCGAGATTAAGGCGTCTTCTCTGGCTTGGGCTGAGCTCGCACTTTCGTCGTAG
- the LOC105157699 gene encoding RNA-binding protein NOB1 — protein MEVQPPPPAPPCWSSLLKQQREHKPPHQDLPAAVANNAQYVGVLVGSCNSSKGIAVAVVDANAIIQGGERLAHSADRFVSIAEVISEIRDPASRHSLNFLPFTVDTLEPSPDALNKVISFAKATGDLQTLSDVDLKLIALTYTLEAQIHGTQHIRESPPPIHTVNVKRLPEKDLPGWGSNVPNLEEWEALDQAVDSRPNPKSRILPIKDLSFGINSTDEQSVDNGSSRDGTQIQNQEDGDFAFRKPRKYLPKKTEVKIEGKKMVADGIDASQGAFDDNAGDWRPAVSRSTHRRYLRRKARREMNEASSELGDQEGTIANVENENLDDDQCPELVLDENFEDGTNGKLEGGEISNEKNRNEDISAVLDKMKLEGGPMMPSQDIDELNVPIEENESNGVKVTDSAYDAPNKVEFTDHELGNTEIMGQTDEDIDASHMDEMSSEQSWTLRSLSESSVACVTSDFAMQNVLLQMGLRLLAPGGMQIRELHRWVLKCHACSKVTTETSRIFCPKCGNGGTLRKVAVTVNENGVVLAGRRPRISVRGTKFSLPLPQGGRDAVTKNPILREDQLPQKYLYPKIKKKNKQEDDFFVPDNIFRHHTDKKAPHQPPVRKALAVFSGKRNPNDNHFARTKH, from the exons ATGGAGGTACAACCCCCGCCCCCTGCTCCGCCGTGTTGGAGCAGCTTACTGAAACAGCAAAGGGAACACAAGCCGCCCCACCAGGACCTCCCTGCCGCCGTCGCAAACAACGCCCAATATGTTGGGGTACTGGTCGGGAGCTGCAACTCGTCAAAGGGCATTGCGGTGGCGGTGGTCGACGCCAACGCCATAATCCAGGGCGGGGAAAGGCTCGCCCATTCCGCTGACCGCTTCGTCTCTATCGCGGAGGTCATCAGCGAAATTCGTGATCCTGCTTCCCGACACTCCCTCAACTTCCTGCCCTTCACTGTTGATACTCTGGAGCCCTCTCCTGATGCCCTCAACAAAG TGATCAGCTTTGCAAAAGCTACTGGTGACTTGCAAACACTTTCAGATGTGGATCTCAAGCTTATTGCTTTGACTTATACATTGGAGGCTCAGATCCATGGGACTCAGCATATCAGAGAGAGCCCACCTCCTATTCACACAGTTAATGTTAAAAGGCTTCCTGAAAAGGACTTGCCTGGTTGGGGTTCTAATGTCCCTAATCTTGAGGAGTGGGAAGCACTGGATCAAGCAGTTGACAGTAGACCAAATCCTAAATCGAGAATTTTACCCATCAAAGATTTGAGCTTCGGTATTAATTCAACAGATGAGCAAAGTGTAGATAATGGTTCAAGTCGAGATGGCACGCAAATTCAGAATCAGGAGGATGGTGATTTTGCTTTTAGGAAGCCCAGGAAATACTTGCCAAAGAAGACAGAAGTAAAAATTGAGGGAAAAAAGATGGTGGCTGATGGTATTGATGCATCGCAAGGCGCATTTGATGATAATGCTGGTGATTGGCGACCTGCGGTGAGTCGAAGTACTCATAGAAGATATCTCAGGAGGAAAGCTAGACGTGAAATGAATGAGGCATCATCTGAATTAGGTGATCAAGAGGGCACAATTGCTAATGTGGAAAATGAAAACCTGGATGATGATCAATGTCCGGAGCTGGTGTTAGATGAAAACTTTGAAGACGGGACAAATGGTAAACTTGAGGGTGGTGAGATCAGTAACGAGAAGAATAGGAATGAAGATATCTCTGCAGTTCTGGATAAGATGAAACTGGAAGGAGGACCTATGATGCCTTCTCAGGATATTGATGAGCTAAATGTTCCTATCGAGGAAAACGAATCCAATGGTGTCAAGGTGACAGATTCTGCTTATGATGCTccaaataaagttgaattcaCTGATCATGAACTGGGGAACACGGAAATCATGGGCCAAACTGATGAAGATATAGATGCATCACATATGGATGAAATGAGTAGTGAACAGAGCTGGACACTTAGATCCTTGTCTGAATCTAGTGTGGCTTGTGTGACTAGTGACTTTGCCATGCAAAATGTGCTTCTTCAGATGGGTTTACGACTTCTGGCTCCTGGAGGAATGCAGATTCGTGAGCTTCACAG GTGGGTGCTGAAATGCCATGCTTGCTCTAAGGTGACTACAGAGACCAGCAGAATTTTCTGTCCCAAATGTGGGAATGGGGGCACACTACGTAAGGTTGCTGTTACAGTTAATGAAAATGGTGTTGTGTTGGCTGGGCGTCGACCTCGCATATCCGTGCGTGGAACAAAG TTCTCACTGCCTTTACCTCAAGGGGGTAGGGATGCAGTTACCAAGAACCCTATTTTACGTGAAGATCAGCTTCCCCAGAAGTATCTGTACccgaaaataaagaaaaaaaataagcag GAAGATGACTTCTTTGTTCCAGATAACATTTTCCGCCATCACACCGATAAGAAAGCTCCTCACCAGCCTCCAGTCAGGAAAGCACTGGCTGTTTTCAGTGGAAAACGGAATCCTAACGACAATCATTTTGCGCGTACTAAACATTAA
- the LOC105157683 gene encoding probable LRR receptor-like serine/threonine-protein kinase At1g63430 isoform X2, translating to MRSFTSFLVLLLSLELLLADCASFPKNEVEALTSFKRAIIEDPMLVLSNWNTVDSDPCGWSGISCSVAGDHVIKLNISGVALKGFIAPELHQLSTLRELILHGNLLIGAIPKEIGMLKNLTVLDLGSNRLTGTIPPEIGNLSSIVKINLQSNGLTGKLPPELGNLKYLQELRVDRNRLLGTLPGSNGTDYPSSAHGIPTGFCRSSQLKVADFSYNFLVGSIPKCLGYLPRSSFQGNCLQDKDPKQRSAAQCGGGAPPAKAHSEGNTKHMPATDESKHEANSSKPAWLLALEIATGTMVGVFFVIAILTATQKWKKKPSIIIPWKKSSSAKDHMTVYIDSEVLKDVMRYSRQELEVACEDFSNIIGSSPDSLVYKGTMKGGPEIAVISLCIKEEQWSGYLELYFQKEVADLARLNHENVGKLLGYCRENSPFTRMLVFEYASNGTLYEHLHYGEACQFSWTRRMKIIVGIARGLTYLHTELDPPFTISELNSSSIYLTDDFSPKLVDFECWKTVLARSEKSSGTISNEGAVCILPNSLEGRHLHIQGNIYAFGVILLEIVSGRPPYCKDKGCLVDWAKEFLDLPEVMSYVVDPELKHFRYEDLKVICEVVSLCIYPNTSTRMSMRDLCSMLESGIDTSVSAEIKASSLAWAELALSS from the exons atGAGATCTTTTACTTCATTTCTAGTTCTTCTGCTCAGCTTAGAACTCTTGCTCGCGGACTGCGCCTCATTTCCAAAGAACGAAG TTGAAGCTCTAACTTCCTTCAAAAGAGCTATTATTGAGGACCCGATGCTGGTTTTGTCAAATTGGAATACGGTGGACTCAGATCCTTGTGGTTGGTCTGGCATCTCTTGTTCCGTGGCTGGAGATCATGTCATAAAGCT TAATATTTCCGGGGTAGCTTTGAAGGGTTTTATTGCACCAGAATTACACCAACTCTCAACTTTGCGAGAACT AATTTTACATGGGAATTTGTTGATTGGTGCAATACCCAAGGAAATTGGCATGCTGAAAAACCTCACGGTATTGGATTTGGGCTCAAACCGGCTAACAGGAACGATTCCTCCCGAGATTGGAAACTTAAGCAGCATTGTGAAAAT AAATCTTCAATCCAATGGGTTGACTGGGAAGTTGCCTCCTGAACTTGGTAACTTGAAATACCTTCAGGAACTTCGTGTAGATAGGAATAGGCTTCTGGGAACTTTACCTGGTAGTAATGGCACAGATTATCCTTCCAGTGCACATGGAAT CCCTACGGGTTTTTGTCGATCCTCCCAACTAAAAGTAGCCGACTTTTCATACAACTTTTTGGTTGGAAGCATACCCAAGTGCTTAGGGTATCTTCCTAG GTCAAGTTTTCAGGGTAATTGCCTTCAAGACAAAGATCCCAAGCAGCGTTCTGCTGCACAATGTG GTGGTGGTGCTCCACCCGCAAAAGCCCATTCAGAAGGTAACACGAAGCACATGCCAGCTACAGACGAATCCAAGCATGAAGCTAATTCATCAAAACCAGCATGGCTCTTGGCTCTTGAGATAGCCACTGGAACTATGGTGGGTGTGTTCTTTGTCATTGCCATTTTGACTGCCACCCAGAAGTGGAAGAAAAAACCTTCCATCATTATCCCGTGGAAGAAATCGTCAAGTGCAAAGGACCACATGACAGTTTACATAG ACTCTGAAGTGCTGAAGGATGTAATGAGATACAGCAGACAAGAACTTGAGGTAGCATGTGAAGATTTCAGCAACATTATAGGATCCTCTCCCGATAGCCTTGTGTACAAAGGCACCATGAAAGGTGGCCCTGAAATTGCTGTGATATCTCTTTGCATCAAGGAAGAGCAATGGAGTGGCTACCTTGAGCTTTATTTTCAGAAAGAg GTGGCAGATTTGGCGAGattaaatcatgaaaatgtGGGAAAATTGCTAGGCTATTGCAGAGAAAACAGTCCATTTACAAGGATGCTGGTGTTTGAATATGCATCAAATGGAACACTCTACGAACATCTTCAtt ATGGGGAAGCATGCCAATTCTCTTGGACACGGCGCATGAAAATTATCGTTGGGATTGCCCGGGGATTGACGTATCTTCACACAGAACTTGATCCACCATTTACTATATCTGAACTGAACTCCAGTTCCATTTATCTGACTGATGATTTTTCTCCCAAG CTGGTTGATTTCGAGTGCTGGAAGACAGTTCTTGCCCGATCAGAGAAGAGCTCAGGCACCATAAGCAACGAAGGTGCAGTCTGCATCCTTCCAAATTCTTTGGAAGGACGTCATCTTCACATCCAGGGTAACATCTATGCGTTTGGGGTTATTTTACTTGAAATTGTTAGCGGCAGACCCCCATACTGCAAAGATAAAGGGTGCTTGGTGGACTGG GCCAAGGAATTCTTGGATTTGCCCGAAGTTATGTCTTATGTGGTGGATCCTGAATTGAAACATTTCAGATACGAGGATCTGAAGGTGATATGTGAGGTGGTAAGTCTATGCATCTATCCTAATACCAGCACAAGGATGTCCATGCGGGACTTGTGCTCCATGTTGGAAAGTGGTATCGACACTTCCGTATCTGCCGAGATTAAGGCGTCTTCTCTGGCTTGGGCTGAGCTCGCACTTTCGTCGTAG